The following coding sequences are from one Geothrix sp. window:
- a CDS encoding NAD(P)-dependent oxidoreductase, with translation MSVRILATSPLVGPALADLGARFPDLLLAPFRSAEWTTALSETEVLVAMVSEPITEADLDAAPNLKALGTYSVGVNHLPLKACQARGITVVNTPGVLTDATADTALALLLALTRRVAEGEALVRSGAWKGWAPDQLLGTGLAGKTCGILGSGPIGQAFARRTWALGMAPVFWDRDGQGGDVDFGPGRAPRMILPDLLSRSAVVSLHCPLTDQTRGLLDRAALERLPDGAVIINTARGGILDEHAAIDLLGAGRLGGVGLDVYDREPEVNPRWLQAPRAVLLPHLGSATVETRAAMAGLLCDGLAAALG, from the coding sequence ATGAGCGTCCGCATTCTCGCCACCTCCCCCCTCGTGGGCCCGGCCCTGGCCGACCTCGGCGCGCGGTTCCCGGACCTGCTCCTGGCCCCCTTCCGCTCGGCGGAATGGACCACGGCCCTGAGTGAGACCGAGGTGCTGGTGGCCATGGTGTCCGAGCCCATCACCGAGGCGGATCTGGACGCCGCGCCGAACCTGAAGGCCCTCGGCACCTACTCCGTGGGCGTGAACCACCTGCCCCTGAAAGCCTGCCAGGCCCGCGGCATCACAGTGGTGAACACCCCCGGCGTGCTGACGGACGCCACCGCCGACACGGCCTTGGCGCTGCTGCTGGCCCTGACCCGGCGCGTGGCCGAGGGCGAAGCCCTGGTGCGCTCCGGCGCATGGAAGGGCTGGGCGCCGGACCAGCTCCTGGGCACCGGCCTTGCCGGCAAGACCTGCGGCATCCTCGGCAGCGGCCCCATCGGCCAGGCCTTCGCGCGGCGCACCTGGGCGCTGGGCATGGCCCCGGTCTTCTGGGACCGCGATGGCCAGGGAGGCGACGTGGACTTCGGCCCCGGCCGCGCCCCGCGCATGATCCTGCCCGACCTGCTGTCCCGCAGCGCCGTGGTCTCCCTCCACTGCCCCCTGACGGATCAGACCCGCGGCCTGCTGGATCGCGCGGCCCTGGAGCGGCTGCCGGATGGAGCCGTGATCATCAACACCGCCCGCGGCGGCATCCTGGATGAGCACGCCGCCATCGATCTGCTGGGGGCGGGACGGCTCGGCGGCGTGGGGCTGGATGTCTACGACAGGGAACCGGAAGTCAACCCTCGCTGGCTGCAGGCGCCCCGCGCCGTGCTCCTGCCCCACCTCGGATCCGCCACCGTGGAAACGCGCGCGGCGATGGCCGGCCTGCTATGCGACGGACTCGCCGCCGCCCTTGGGTGA